GTGAGGAAGGGTTTTCATTCCATTTGTATGACCTCTAACCTGATATGCAACAGTAGGAGAATTAAGTTCCTTACAAGTCACCATCATTTTTGTGGCTCACAGATGAAatagccataaatcaatgcgtCAGCAAGTTAACAATATAAATGCAGCAGATAAAACATGACCAATCACAACATATCAATGACCGGGCACATGCAAGTGTGTATGCGGGGTGAAAGAATGGAGAGGACATTACCTGATATATGGGTGCTCTAACTGAACCAGATGTTACCAACAGTCTTCTGCCATTAGCATCTAATGCCATTTCATGTCTGCAGTATAATGAATTCTCCAGATTGCAGAACCTACATGACAGAATAAGCTCAAGTGGCCAAAATTCTTCAATTCTGGATAAATGTtgacttcctttttttttttttttttttctttttgtgagaAGGCAAGAATGGATGTTTACAAAGACACCTCGCAGGGAAACAACAGTACAAAAATCACCCAGTTAAAAACCAGGATTGTGTATCGAGTTCGGGCTTATATAAGGTGGTGCTGAATCATAACAGACTATATGCCCCTGGCATTCTATTAACAGACACAGGGCATCAAACATTTGTGTTTGCCTACATAAGAGGTTCCGATACCCCAGCTACTCAGGTCGAAAAGTTCCACAAATGATAATGGATgagttttattgttttatcattttcataacttgttttatttcatttgaacaaatACCTCGATAGAACAAGtaattccttttttcttttttaagttaCTATGATGTTTCATCACAACatttatttcttcatatttattGAATAACtcttaaaaatacaataactcTTAAAAATACTCCTTGCATGTCTCATTGATCGCCCCTTCATTTATCAGTGTCTTTtgattttcatgttttgtgataaattatgttaaaactaacaaaaaaatatattggaCAACTACATGACTAGCTTTGTTGTATGGCATGAAATGTTGAGTAATAAAGCATTAACATGTGCAAAAATGTAAGTGTAGCAGAGAAAAAGATATTAAGATGAATATCAACATCTCTgttacacttatattttttaacataaaattgaaGGTGTTCATAATAAGGTTAAATGGCATTGTACAAACCATAAGATGTGTCAGAGAtgattaagatagtttggtcatgtgaaaagaagaATAATAGAGGCTCTTATAAGTGTGGATGGAATGGAGTAAGTCTTTAGAAAGAGAGGCAGAAGAAGACCGAGAAAAGCAAGGTGAGAGATCTAGGTATAACATAAATTAGGTTAAATTGCCCAAGGAACCACCTCCCCTTGATTTACAATGTCAGTTACTGGGCTTGTCAGTTACTAGAAAGCCCAAGGAACTCCTTTTCTGTAAAACCATTTAAGCTACAGAAAATTACAGCGGCAAGGATTTCTCATACCTGCTGCAGTTTCCTGACCAAAGAACCTTTCCTTGGTTTTGCAAGCTCCATTCAAATATCTGAAATGTAAACTAATTTGGTGAGATCGCCACAATTAGCTAAAGCCTAAACATAccaatataattgaaaaaatgggTTAGACAAATGGTTTTTGAGAGGAGAAATAACTCGTGTGACCAAAACTCAATAAAAATTGGATAAGGAATTTGCCTTTCCATCTATCCCCAAGCTAAAAATGCTGGTCTCATCAGGCCCAAAAAGAACTGAACTAATAGCAGAGTCATGAGCAGGCCATCCAGTAATTTGTAGTCCAGCAGACATATCTTTGCCTAGTTAAGGTATTGATATTTAATTGTTCATGTCTGCATGGCATGAGCAAGCCACCCACCaacccgggggggggggggggggcacatTCTAGTGCattaacaaaaacacaaaaaaaaagtgttttctttcttttaccaGGAACACCAAAACAGAGGGCTTTGAGAATAAAACAAGCTGCCAAATATTATAGGATACCAAACATGTGAATCATTCCATCTGTTGCAGCAGCTGCTAAGATCTTCCCATTATGGTTGAAGCATAAAGAAGTCATTGCTGGAGGATCCTCACCAAGAGGGAGGACTGTCTTCAATAAAATTGAGAAAGTGTTAAAGACTTCATTAATTTTGTCCGAGAAAGAAATCCCCTGAAGAATGTATAATTTCTGGGACAAGCAAGTGCATACCATAGCCTTCCATGTTTTCATGTTCCAGACAGTTAAATTTGCAAATCCCAGCTTATCAATATAATTGGTACCATGCCTACAAGACAACAAGGCTGTTGATTTGGcaataatattctaaaaatagcAAATAAGTATGACAATAACATCATTGAATCTTCCAAACAATTTATTCAACATAAGTAATGTCGCTATCCATAAGTAATTTCACACAAATTATGAAGCGAAATATTAACAAGCACAAACAGCCAATTTTCAACTACCCCAGTTCAATCCTTGTGCAGTACTAACACATTCCTGTATAGCAAAATTAGGaaactattttattacaaaataaagGATATAAGGAGATAAAGGTTCCTAAATAAATAACCCTATTCTAAGAAGCCCAAACTAGTAGATGCATCTCTTAATCAGAAACTCAAGGAGAATGTTGTCTCTAGGGGTGGCAATTTGGACTCAAATTGTCAAACCTATGAACCCATCTAAAACCACCTGAGATAAATGGATCCGGATCTCTTAAATTATCTCAATGGATTATAATTGGGTAGCTGAAAACTAAAGCTTAATAAATAGGTTTAAATTGGATGATAAATGGGCTTAAAGGGTATTCGATTAAATTAAGAAGTGTAACCCAATAAAAACCAAACAGAATCAAATTGCCAGCTGCTCACTCTTTAGCTATCCAACTGGTCTTGCTTTATCCTAAATCCAAATTATGTCATCGTCAACCTCAAACATATACAACCAAAATCAGAATCAGCAAATCAGCCATAAACAAAAAAGGTCAGAAACCTATAAACCAACTCATTGAATCACTTGACCACAACCAAATTACCATATCTGAGCTGGCCTTTCTACAAATCTTAGTAGCTTTCTTGATGTGCTCAAATACAATGCAGTCCACCAACAACCATCATGAGCAGATTGAAGTGTAATCTCTTTTCATGGACAACTGGGGAGAGACCAGATAGAAAGAGAATCAGAAATTTGTGTTCCGGTAAGGAAGGCAAACTTGTGATATTGACAAGTGTAGCAAATGAATCACATTCAATCCAATGAGGATTTTTTGGATGCCAAACCGTTAAGTTTATGCCAACACTGTAATAGCTCAGGTCTAGGAACTTGAAGTCCTGAACCATGTCAAATTTTGACAGCAAACCCTATGGTTTAAAAGGTTTCCAATTTTGGGGTATGGTTGTTTAGAGGGTTCCATTGGCGAGCAAAAAGtacacaaagaaaagaaaattcaacCAAACACAGATATTTGTTCAGACAGAAAAAAGAGGCTTTTCAGATTATGAacacaaaaaatcaataaaaaaaaaaaaacacatacatacagaaaaaggaaaaataaaaaagaagttgGCTTAGAATATATAAGGTTGAATTGGGAACCATAACCAACCAAACACATCTCATCTGACCCACATTCGACTGGCATATCTTGTGGCTGGGATGGATAGAACATCAATAACATGTAATCCATTTTGAACCAACCCAGACCCACCCATTTGCTAGTACTAGTTTAGTATAGGAAGAATGTACCTTCTGGAAGCTGCTGCAGACACAAAAATTGGCTCTACAGGGCTGCATTTTAGATCCAAGACACTGCAGTACACCAAATTCACTAAGATACACAGAAAGGAAAAAGATATTCCCAAGATTCTTTTTGCAGCTAAACAATACAATTAGAACCTTGGAAATGCTTCAATTGTGCTAAGATCACAAACAACTCTTTTTGCATCAACATTCCAAGCTTTAATTCCTCCATCAGCAGTGCCAATGAGAAGCTTTTGTCAAACCAAACAgtgaaattacaataataaacttTTAGCTCCAATAATAAAACATCATATCCACATGGGAAAAATTATGTGTTGTTCGTATACTTCTTAATTACATACCAAGCGGTCTGATTTACAATCCCACTCAAGTGACATAATCTCTGCCCCACAATAGATGGTAGCATTTCTTGATGCTGGAGTTGATGAATCATATGTCCATATCCTTCATCATAAAAACATAGTAAATAAAAACTGCTGAATAGTATATTGCTGCCAGAACATGATCAAGGAGTTCAACTACAAGTAATTCAATGCCACATCAGACTGGTTAATAAAATAGTCTGTCCAATAAATGCAGCAACTCTGTCAACAAAATAACAAACATTTCACTACACATGCCCTAGGCACCTTAGCCTGAATTGGGAACACattgaaaacaaaacaatttaAATAAGGTGAGTACCAAGAAAAGTTTTCTGGTTGTAGATTAAAGCCATGAAGTTCATTGGATTAGTTATTGAAATGGGATGGATACACTTGTGGGCTAGCACCTAGAATGCAGAGAGTGCAAGTCGATGAATATAAGCACATCCAACCAACAATTTAGTGGCAAGGGCATCATTTTTCAACCTTAGATGTCCCCACTACCCAGTTTATCTGCCTCCAACATTACTCAGCCTGTCTATATATAATCTCGGCATGTTAGCAGCTTTCATTTCAAATACCTGACTGTGCCATCCACAGAAGCACTGGCAATATTGTTCCCAGATGCAGAAAAGCGGCACTGGCTGATTGGACTTGTATGGCCCAAGAATGTCTCCTATATCATGTTTCAGAAATTTACAGAGACATCAAACATAAATGAGCAAACAGCTCCAATAATTCGACAAGAAGGATATGTACAAAAAGTGTAGAACGATTAGTGGCATAGAAAAATGTACCTGAAATACTACTTTCACTTCCAGAAATTCTTCTTCATTCCGATTTTCTGTGCCAACAATTACCAACAAATTAAGTACTGTATGAAGCCATTAGTGTCATTATTACAGTAAAAAATTCCCTTGTCTTGTTCAGAGGACACCCTTCTATGAAGTACAATAATAATTGGATGGAGAAGTAATGTCAATCATCATTAAGGTTCAGGAAATGCACAAGTCAAACAGCCCCAAAACAATATGACAAGCCAAAGAATCAAAAGGGTGAATAGTTGggcatttaaattatgataaggAACTTTATAAGAAGCATTTTGAGTTTCATCTTCCAATTAATGCAATTATTAACATGGAACTTGATAAATCATTGGAATTACATGTATTATCAATGACATTCATAAGCAAAATGTTGTCATCTCCTTTATTCTTTAACTCAGAGAAACTAACGTAATTACTTACCAGAACAAAAGCTAGCTTGAAACATTTGGTGGCTATCACTTGTCCTCCCACTATCTCCAACTAGGCAATCTGATTTGGGATTTGAACCCTGAGCAAGCTTAGATAGGATCAAATCTGCAGAAACCTCAACAGTAGCTGATTCTGTTTGAATTGCACTTTCAGATGCAGAGGTCTCCTGAGAAACCTTGGAAGGAAGAATATTTTCTTCATGCATACTGTTTAACAGAGTCCCGGTTGCAGTACTGGCTGTGCTATTTGTCAGACCCAATCCAGTTTCTGATGCTGAAGAAGTATGACTGATAGCAAACAATGTCGTAAGTACACCACtgactaaaaacaaaaaaattacatatctGCATATAAAACACCTCCCACCCTGCCCCACCTTCTTGGGTAGCTCTATGCAGAAATTTACCTTGATCTGCGTAACTGAGCCTCCTTTTCCTCCAACAAAGCCTGAAGTTCAGACAACTTATAATTAAGTTGCCTAATGTCTCTTTTAAGATGATTGATCATATTCTTTTCGGAACTGATCTTCAGTAAGGCAGGGATGCGTACATTAGCTAAGGAcaactatataaataaataccatCAACATCAATGTGTGCTAAATGTGAGTGCAGCAACATTTCTGCATTACTTTCCTGGCTTGCCACTGGCAGAAGTTAGTCAAACCTTTTCAATCGCTTATCTTGATATCATAATCCATAAACTGATAATATAAATCTCATTTTGACGTAGTTTAGAATACCACAGTTCATAATATTCTTGACTATGATTTTTACATAGTTGCATATGCTACTGTTTTCTGGTTGATTATAACAGGAAAAATACAACCTTCAAGTGGAACTGTATGTAGAAATTTAGATTTataattaaagagaaaaattgTCTCAATGTATGAATAAAAATTGTCAAACAATATTTAGGAGGTTACTGCACAAATCAAGAGATGGACCATTTTGTTTGATTCATCTTAGTTGGCTTACATAAAAGTAAACTAGTGGAACAGTTGTTTGCTTTTCCTTTTGGTAAATGGCCTTGTCAAAATGGACACTGGACTGCCACATAGATTTGAACACTACATCAACCTTTGGCAAAATTCCTTGTAAAAAAACAGATAATTACCCTTAATGAAAAAAGGAATACATGTGTGTATGTGCATAATACAGATAAAAGAAATCAGGGGGAAAGTACTGGCATCAGAATGCAAAagacatttttcaaataagatGCATAAAAACCTGATCAATTTAATAAAGTGACATACTGACAAGGGAATAACATTAAATGCAAATGGCCTCACAGATGTTTCTGGAGATAAGATAAATGATCTGTGATATGAATATTCGACTACACTAGGAAAAAGAACTTTCTGGTAACAATATATTGTAATAATCAGACATAGAACTATCAAAAGAATGTCCAGGAATTAATGGGTTGAGGATATGGGCACCGTTAAACATCTCGCTCAAAAAGTTCCTAACCGAAAGGAGCAAGGCATTAAACCATTCTTGTGAAAAATACATGCGGAAATGGGGATCTGAGCTTGGGTTCTTAAGATAGCGAAGTGCTGCATGACATACAATATGGTTaaaactatgaaaaatatttcaatagaACATAAAGGTCATAATATAAAAGAGAGAAATCCCACCAAACCATGATGTCCAGTCCTGGTCTCTTTGCAACAAGTCATTGCCATAATGTTCAAAAAGCTCTTCAACTTTGTCCTTTCTTCCAGATCTTATGGCATGAACCACATAATATCGAAGAATAGAGACCTCCAATTTTGATAGTGTCGAAAGAAATACCATCTCAGATGATGAAGAAAAACACTGCTTGAAAAAACTCAGCACCTCAatcaaattttctatttgaaattGGGGAATATATACCGAAAATActaattctaatattttatctaCATGAAATCCTTTGCCTATATCAGTTGCTAACTCTCTCTCAAAAGCTTGCAAGGTAGTTGTGAACCCTCTAAAAACAAGGAACTCCTTCACAAGCTCCTCAGCATACAGCATATTCTCCATCATGTCCCAAGAGCCCTAAAAAGAGATGTATACCTTCAGGATTTGGAGAAATTGAACAGTGGAACTTAAGGAATATTCTAATAACATGAAAGTCTTACCatcatatataaaattcatGAATTTTCAACTAAGCCATTTAAGTGGAACTCCTTAAATTCAAACAGGAGATTTCTGGAGAAACTTTTGTAATGCCAAAGGAATTTTGGCAAAATGACTTTCCAGGTGCTCCAAATTGCACTACATACAACAGAAAGACAGTGGCAGGAATGCTGTTAACTACAACCTCATGGTTGCCTAAGCAACAGAATTTACAATTGGTTCAGACCTAATTTCAAGTGCAAGCTTATATCTGAATCTGATTATTCCTCCcccctcctccccccccccccccccccccccaaaaaaaaaaaaaaatgcataagaATGTTACTAACTCATGCAAACATCATTGGGTTTATAACCTATCCTAAAATTACAAGCTTAACTAAGTCATTATGGAGCTTTTCAAAAGAATAGATTAGTAGAAGTTCAGGTTCTTGAGGGTATACTTAGAATATTCAAttcaaaaatgggaaaatgtttaatacattGCAGTATCAGGGTAATGCCAAAAAAAACAAGGGGATGGCAATTTCATTTGCTCCACAATTCAACACAAAGATCACATCAACAACATACATACctcaaattttaattactaATGCGCATGTAGAAGACTGCCAGTTATGCAAGATGCAATTTGAGGTAATTACAGACCAATTATATTTACAGCTGCAATACACACTTAATAATAATGCTCATCAGGCCCTTATATATGGAACACACACTAAGTTAACCAAATGTACTGTAACTTGCAATGTGTCATCTTTCTTGTGTTGGATTCACATCTCCAAGCTGTTGTTTCGTTAAAATAATTCAGAGATATAAAGTCTGAAAGTATGATTATATGAACATAGTTTTAGCCCCTTTAATCAGGAAGAGTTTAACTTTTTGGTCCATGAGTTAAAGGGATTCCTTG
This genomic stretch from Diospyros lotus cultivar Yz01 chromosome 1, ASM1463336v1, whole genome shotgun sequence harbors:
- the LOC127805127 gene encoding uncharacterized protein LOC127805127 isoform X3, encoding MMENMLYAEELVKEFLVFRGFTTTLQAFERELATDIGKGFHVDKILELVFSVYIPQFQIENLIEVLSFFKQCFSSSSEMVFLSTLSKLEVSILRYYVVHAIRSGRKDKVEELFEHYGNDLLQRDQDWTSWFALRYLKNPSSDPHFRMYFSQEWFNALLLSVRNFLSEMFNGARIPALLKISSEKNMINHLKRDIRQLNYKLSELQALLEEKEAQLRRSSHTSSASETGLGLTNSTASTATGTLLNSMHEENILPSKVSQETSASESAIQTESATVEVSADLILSKLAQGSNPKSDCLVGDSGRTSDSHQMFQASFCSENRNEEEFLEVKVVFQETFLGHTSPISQCRFSASGNNIASASVDGTVRIWTYDSSTPASRNATIYCGAEIMSLEWDCKSDRLLLIGTADGGIKAWNVDAKRVVCDLSTIEAFPSVLDLKCSPVEPIFVSAAASRRHGTNYIDKLGFANLTVWNMKTWKAMTVLPLGEDPPAMTSLCFNHNGKILAAAATDGMIHMFDMSAGLQITGWPAHDSAISSVLFGPDETSIFSLGIDGKIFEWSLQNQGKVLWSGNCSRFCNLENSLYCRHEMALDANGRRLLVTSGSVRAPIYQVRGHTNGMKTLPHSAAITTVDWHPTLPIFLTGSADHSVRVTSIS
- the LOC127805127 gene encoding uncharacterized protein LOC127805127 isoform X2 produces the protein MMGSWDMMENMLYAEELVKEFLVFRGFTTTLQAFERELATDIGKGFHVDKILELVFSVYIPQFQIENLIEVLSFFKQCFSSSSEMVFLSTLSKLEVSILRYYVVHAIRSGRKDKVEELFEHYGNDLLQRDQDWTSWFALRYLKNPSSDPHFRMYFSQEWFNALLLSVRNFLSEMFNGALKISSEKNMINHLKRDIRQLNYKLSELQALLEEKEAQLRRSSHTSSASETGLGLTNSTASTATGTLLNSMHEENILPSKVSQETSASESAIQTESATVEVSADLILSKLAQGSNPKSDCLVGDSGRTSDSHQMFQASFCSENRNEEEFLEVKVVFQETFLGHTSPISQCRFSASGNNIASASVDGTVRIWTYDSSTPASRNATIYCGAEIMSLEWDCKSDRLLLIGTADGGIKAWNVDAKRVVCDLSTIEAFPSVLDLKCSPVEPIFVSAAASRRHGTNYIDKLGFANLTVWNMKTWKAMTVLPLGEDPPAMTSLCFNHNGKILAAAATDGMIHMFDMSAGLQITGWPAHDSAISSVLFGPDETSIFSLGIDGKIFEWSLQNQGKVLWSGNCSRFCNLENSLYCRHEMALDANGRRLLVTSGSVRAPIYQVRGHTNGMKTLPHSAAITTVDWHPTLPIFLTGSADHSVRVTSIS
- the LOC127805127 gene encoding uncharacterized protein LOC127805127 isoform X1 — its product is MMGSWDMMENMLYAEELVKEFLVFRGFTTTLQAFERELATDIGKGFHVDKILELVFSVYIPQFQIENLIEVLSFFKQCFSSSSEMVFLSTLSKLEVSILRYYVVHAIRSGRKDKVEELFEHYGNDLLQRDQDWTSWFALRYLKNPSSDPHFRMYFSQEWFNALLLSVRNFLSEMFNGARIPALLKISSEKNMINHLKRDIRQLNYKLSELQALLEEKEAQLRRSSHTSSASETGLGLTNSTASTATGTLLNSMHEENILPSKVSQETSASESAIQTESATVEVSADLILSKLAQGSNPKSDCLVGDSGRTSDSHQMFQASFCSENRNEEEFLEVKVVFQETFLGHTSPISQCRFSASGNNIASASVDGTVRIWTYDSSTPASRNATIYCGAEIMSLEWDCKSDRLLLIGTADGGIKAWNVDAKRVVCDLSTIEAFPSVLDLKCSPVEPIFVSAAASRRHGTNYIDKLGFANLTVWNMKTWKAMTVLPLGEDPPAMTSLCFNHNGKILAAAATDGMIHMFDMSAGLQITGWPAHDSAISSVLFGPDETSIFSLGIDGKIFEWSLQNQGKVLWSGNCSRFCNLENSLYCRHEMALDANGRRLLVTSGSVRAPIYQVRGHTNGMKTLPHSAAITTVDWHPTLPIFLTGSADHSVRVTSIS